Proteins encoded in a region of the Coffea eugenioides isolate CCC68of chromosome 4, Ceug_1.0, whole genome shotgun sequence genome:
- the LOC113767842 gene encoding exocyst complex component EXO70A1-like translates to MAINTPEPRTSTETSSFTLGTSGILEENFESRSNDFQPQAETDLLAALLAGESMSDLSLNATELHDVRSKAEKMDSEGCLGQFVAEYVSERKCFIKLRFQNLWDQNLQMGTAYTQKLEWEVLEVKIMRWIRGARCSLRDILACEKRLSMYVFQGLGNASTARSCFIEIVKDPVARLLDFPEALCSCRRSPERLRKMLLLHTSFSHLISDVKASFGASEEEIRSIQARADVILSRLGEVVRLTLVDFEAAILGDLDECPAPDGAIHRLTKYVMDYIIGLTDFQESLMELILSKPSVSSGDGLSSKLEVAELERQTPLAAHLLWTIIVLLNNLERKSKSYRDPSLSNLFVMNNIHYIVQGIRKSRVLRQMAGCYLNKLTEIVREAMYGYLKASWDQVMYCLRSQGLRVVSWGCISWVSKNVPKDRLKKFNKLFAEIHFAQTMWTVPDLGLREGLQRSIRNRLIPTYESYLRNFGSHIMSGEGSSERCILYSVEELEDRVLELFTCPLLPLE, encoded by the coding sequence ATGGCCATTAATACGCCGGAGCCAAGAACCAGCACCGAGACGAGTTCGTTTACTTTAGGTACGTCAGGGATATTGGAGGAGAATTTTGAGTCACGAAGTAATGATTTCCAGCCACAGGCCGAAACCGATCTCTTGGCAGCACTACTGGCTGGGGAATCAATGAGTGACCTTAGTCTGAATGCGACAGAGCTTCATGATGTCAGGTCTAAAGCAGAGAAGATGGACTCAGAAGGGTGTCTCGGACAGTTCGTGGCTGAATACGTGAGTGAAAGGAAGTGTTTCATCAAATTACGCTTTCAAAACCTCTGGGATCAGAACTTACAAATGGGAACTGCTTATACCCAGAAGTTGGAGTGGGAAGTTCTGGAGGTAAAGATCATGCGCTGGATTCGAGGAGCACGTTGTAGCCTTAGGGATATCCTTGCATGTGAGAAGCGACTCTCAATGTATGTTTTTCAAGGTCTAGGAAACGCCAGTACCGCACGCTCGTGTTTCATTGAGATAGTTAAAGACCCCGTAGCTCGGTTACTTGACTTCCCGGAAGCTCTATGCTCCTGTCGTCGATCACCGGAAAGGTTGCGAAAGATGTTACTCTTACATACGAGTTTCTCTCATCTCATCTCGGATGTTAAGGCTTCCTTTGGAGCCTCGGAAGAAGAGATTAGGAGCATTCAAGCACGCGCTGACGTTATACTTTCCAGGCTGGGTGAAGTGGTTAGACTCACTCTCGTAGATTTTGAGGCTGCGATTCTCGGCGATCTCGACGAGTGTCCGGCTCCAGATGGGGCAATTCACAGGTTGACAAAGTACGTGATGGATTATATCATCGGCCTTACAGATTTTCAGGAATCTCTAATGGAACTAATACTCTCAAAGCCTTCAGTCAGTTCAGGGGATGGACTGAGTTCCAAATTGGAGGTTGCAGAACTGGAAAGGCAAACACCTTTGGCAGCGCATTTGTTGTGGACCATTATCGTCCTGCTGAATAACTTGGAGCGCAAGTCCAAATCCTATCGAGATCCCTCGCTGTCCAATTTGTTTGTGATGAATAATATTCACTACATTGTCCAAGGAATTAGGAAGTCCAGAGTTCTGAGACAGATGGCAGGGTGTTATCTAAACAAGCTGACAGAAATTGTGCGGGAGGCAATGTATGGGTACCTAAAAGCTAGTTGGGATCAGGTCATGTATTGTTTAAGAAGCCAGGGATTGCGTGTTGTGAGCTGGGGTTGCATTTCCTGGGTGTCAAAAAATGTTCCGAAAGACAGACTCAAGAAATTCAATAAGCTGTTTGCAGAAATCCATTTCGCCCAAACAATGTGGACTGTACCAGACCTTGGCCTACGGGAGGGGCTTCAACGGTCCATACGGAATAGACTAATCCCGACCTATGAGAGCTATCTCAGAAACTTCGGGAGCCACATTATGAGCGGAGAGGGTTCTTCAGAGAGGTGTATCCTTTACTCTGTTGAGGAACTGGAGGACAGGGTCTTGGAGTTGTTCACCTGCCCTCTTCTTCCTCTGGAGTAA
- the LOC113767837 gene encoding exocyst complex component EXO70A1-like — MNSITVMEASNSNSRDLSSPTEPVYQKIHLGLGYDGTKSPDASSPDQTPAEANEAMEIAVDRLKNDFQDILHLQVKGVAAALTDPSSTTDSTCSFSLCLSALEESSYSGYHGPSPKEIAHLRSIAQKMNAKGHLDKLVHVYVTERKSFMYAHFRKLWDEKSGICDVRRLEWGVLQAKIMRWIRAVHCCLRGILPFEKQLSNHVFRGIGNDAIGEPCFFAIVTDYVAELLDFADALSSCRPSPEKLQEILALYRSFSCFRSDINSVFESEAGQTIRVRTDCILSRLGGEVVSLALSDFEETLLRELCNYPIPGGAIHRSAEYVMGYVTSLVSESKETLTELITSKPSTTIGNLMISDLDVKELEGRAPLAAHFLWIIIVLHLNLERRSKCYKDSLLANLFMMNNVHYIVQQIRRSAALTEMIGDNYINKLTENVQDSMTNYVSGTWDVLVYCLRHEGLNGSWGFTVGSGVSRKALKLRFKNFNTLFKETHRTQMMWEVPDLELRTKLHQSILDKLIPPYRNFLGKFRSLIDRGKQPGKCIMYSAEQLEAKVLGLFSYSSYL, encoded by the coding sequence ATGAATTCTATTACTGTGATGGAAGCTTCAAATTCAAACTCTCGTGATTTGTCGAGCCCAACGGAACCCGTTTACCAGAAAATTCATCTCGGCCTTGGTTATGATGGGACCAAGTCGCCCGACGCTAGCTCCCCTGATCAAACTCCTGCTGAAGCAAATGAAGCTATGGAAATTGCAGTGGATCGGCTCAAGAACGATTTCCAAGACATATTGCATCTGCAGGTCAAAGGGGTTGCTGCTGCCCTCACTGATCCCAGCTCCACCACTGACTCGACTTGTTCATTTAGCCTTTGCCTGTCGGCTCTGGAGGAGAGTAGTTATTCAGGGTACCATGGTCCAAGTCCGAAAGAAATTGCCCATCTCAGATCAATTGCCCAGAAGATGAATGCAAAAGGGCATCTTGATAAGTTGGTCCATGTGTATGTCACTGAGAGGAAGTCTTTCATGTATGCACATTTCCGAAAGCTATGGGATGAGAAGTCTGGAATCTGTGATGTCCGGAGGCTGGAGTGGGGAGTTCTACAGGCGAAAATAATGCGCTGGATTCGAGCAGTGCATTGTTGCCTCCGGGGGATTCTCCCATTTGAGAAGCAGCTTTCAAATCATGTTTTTAGAGGTATTGGTAATGATGCTATTGGTGAGCCTTGCTTTTTTGCGATTGTTACTGATTATGTAgccgaattacttgattttgCTGATGCTCTTAGCTCCTGTCGTCCATCACCTGAGAAGTTACAAGAGATTTTAGCCCTTTATAgaagtttttcttgttttaggtCGGATATTAACTCTGTGTTTGAGTCAGAAGCTGGCCAGACCATTCGTGTTCGTACTGATTGTATACTGTCCAGGCTTGGTGGTGAAGTGGTGAGCCTTGCTCTTTCAGATTTTGAGGAAACACTGCTTCGCGAGCTGTGTAATTATCCCATTCCTGGAGGGGCAATTCACCGCTCGGCCGAGTATGTGATGGGATACGTGACGAGTCTGGTTTCAGAAAGTAAGGAAACTCTGACGGAGTTAATaacttccaagccttcaacGACCATAGGAAATCTAATGATCTCAGATTTGGATGTCAAGGAATTGGAAGGGCGCGCTCCTTTGGCAGCACATTTTTTGTGGATTATTATCGTGTTACATCTCAATTTGGAGCGTAGATCCAAGTGTTACAAAGATTCCTTGTTGGCAAATTTGTTCATGATGAATAATGTTCACTACATCGTCCAGCAAATTAGAAGGTCTGCAGCATTGACAGAGATGATTGGGGACAATTATATCAACAAGCTTACTGAAAATGTGCAGGATTCAATGACTAATTATGTGAGTGGAACTTGGGATGTGCTTGTGTACTGTTTGAGACATGAGGGACTGAATGGCAGCTGGGGTTTCACTGTCGGTTCTGGTGTGTCAAGGAAAGCTCTAAAATTAAGATTCAAGAACTTCAATACTCTCTTTAAAGAAACACATCGGACGCAAATGATGTGGGAAGTACCGGACCTTGAGCTCCGAACGAAGCTTCACCAGTCTATTCTAGATAAGCTGATTCCTCCGTATAGGAATTTTCTCGGGAAATTCAGGAGCCTAATAGACAGGGGAAAGCAACCAGGAAAGTGTATCATGTACTCTGCTGAGCAATTGGAGGCTAAGGTTTTGGGTTTATTTTCCTATTCCAGCTACCTCTAA